The Shewanella sp. MTB7 genome includes a window with the following:
- the djlA gene encoding co-chaperone DjlA has protein sequence MRIWGKFFGFAIGFMFGRIIGGVIGLWLGHLYDKKSAQLSGIIGKGANRQTLFFKTTFAVMGHVAKASGHVTENDIRIATMLMDQMQLKGEARADAQAAFKEGKESDFDVKTCLKTFRLISMGRKELLQMFLEIQIQTALSDAKLEPKEHEVLLTIAQELGFSRIQLDELLKRWQAEFNFHQGGNNNQTSIEDAYSLLGLTETSSDQEVKRSYRKLMNEHHPDKLVAKGLPPEMMELANTKAQDIQAAYDRVKTDRGMR, from the coding sequence ATGCGTATTTGGGGTAAGTTTTTTGGCTTTGCCATAGGTTTTATGTTTGGTCGTATTATTGGTGGTGTCATTGGTCTTTGGTTGGGTCATCTCTATGATAAAAAAAGTGCTCAACTTAGTGGGATTATAGGTAAGGGCGCTAATCGACAGACATTATTTTTTAAGACTACCTTTGCCGTTATGGGACATGTGGCTAAAGCGTCAGGACATGTAACAGAAAACGATATCCGTATCGCGACGATGTTAATGGATCAGATGCAACTAAAAGGGGAGGCTAGAGCTGATGCGCAAGCTGCTTTTAAAGAGGGAAAAGAGAGCGACTTTGATGTTAAGACTTGCCTGAAAACCTTTCGTCTTATCTCTATGGGGCGTAAAGAGTTGCTACAGATGTTTCTTGAGATCCAGATCCAAACAGCGCTTTCTGATGCCAAATTAGAACCCAAAGAGCATGAAGTATTACTGACGATAGCTCAAGAGTTAGGTTTCAGCCGCATACAACTTGATGAGTTACTTAAGCGTTGGCAAGCGGAGTTTAATTTCCATCAAGGTGGAAATAATAACCAAACCAGTATTGAAGATGCATACTCATTGCTTGGTTTAACCGAAACGTCATCGGATCAAGAGGTTAAGCGCAGTTATCGTAAACTGATGAATGAGCATCATCCTGATAAGCTAGTTGCTAAAGGCTTACCTCCTGAGATGATGGAGCTTGCTAACACCAAAGCTCAAGATATTCAAGCGGCCTACGACAGGGTCAAAACAGATCGCGGTATGCGCTAA
- a CDS encoding DUF3019 domain-containing protein has translation MAEETAEFTAKLSVSPEFCITSNEQLTCEVTVKLEWNNQIPKSICILSDYDNMARWCTEEAEVSSFSLDISTTKDVQFVMIDKVTHETLAGVKLKVTPTAGPKVRRRYRNPWSLF, from the coding sequence ATGGCTGAAGAAACAGCAGAGTTTACCGCTAAGCTCTCCGTGTCTCCCGAATTTTGTATAACCTCGAATGAACAGCTGACCTGTGAAGTCACTGTTAAGCTCGAGTGGAACAACCAGATACCTAAGTCTATCTGTATTTTATCTGACTATGACAACATGGCCAGATGGTGCACAGAGGAAGCTGAGGTTAGTTCGTTTAGCTTAGATATAAGCACAACGAAAGATGTTCAATTTGTAATGATAGATAAAGTAACTCATGAAACGCTCGCTGGGGTAAAACTAAAAGTCACACCGACTGCAGGACCCAAAGTGAGAAGACGCTACCGTAACCCTTGGAGTTTATTCTAA
- a CDS encoding D-2-hydroxyacid dehydrogenase produces MKIVVLDGYTLNPGDLSWDGLSHFASAGEFTCFERTTENELFSRAKEAEILFTNKTHISADILSKLPKLSYIGVLATGTNVVDLLAAKHHGVVVTNVPGYGPDAVAQMVFAHILHHTQQVAAHDRAVVAGAWTECEDFCFTLNPLQSLKGKTLGLMGYGAIGQQVANIALAFGMKVLVNTRTPRFDLPIGVKWSRLDEMIPLVDILSLHCPLTDTTDKIINNALLQSMRSTAILINTARGGLIDEAALSQALLDGEIAAAGVDVLSTEPPQKDNPLLTAVNISISPHNSWATRESRQNLLNIAIENVAAFLSGKARNRVN; encoded by the coding sequence ATGAAAATAGTGGTGCTCGACGGTTATACACTTAACCCTGGGGATTTAAGCTGGGATGGATTAAGTCACTTTGCTAGTGCAGGAGAGTTTACTTGCTTTGAGAGAACCACTGAAAATGAGTTGTTTAGTCGAGCAAAAGAGGCAGAAATACTCTTTACCAATAAGACTCATATCTCAGCGGACATACTCTCTAAACTTCCCAAACTTAGTTATATAGGTGTACTTGCGACTGGTACCAATGTGGTGGATCTGCTCGCGGCAAAGCATCATGGTGTCGTGGTGACCAATGTGCCCGGTTATGGTCCGGATGCTGTGGCTCAGATGGTGTTTGCTCATATTCTTCACCATACTCAGCAGGTCGCTGCTCATGACCGTGCCGTTGTCGCAGGGGCATGGACAGAGTGTGAGGATTTTTGTTTTACGCTTAATCCTTTGCAATCTCTAAAGGGGAAAACACTCGGGTTAATGGGGTATGGTGCTATAGGCCAGCAGGTGGCTAATATTGCATTGGCGTTTGGAATGAAAGTATTAGTCAATACGCGTACGCCGCGGTTCGATCTACCCATTGGTGTGAAATGGAGCAGGCTCGATGAGATGATACCTCTGGTGGATATTCTTTCACTGCACTGTCCACTAACTGATACAACCGATAAGATAATTAATAACGCGTTGCTGCAATCAATGCGTTCAACAGCCATTTTGATTAATACGGCCCGCGGTGGACTGATTGATGAGGCGGCGTTGAGTCAGGCGTTACTTGATGGTGAAATTGCAGCTGCTGGAGTGGATGTACTTTCAACTGAACCACCACAAAAAGATAATCCATTACTGACCGCTGTCAATATCAGTATCAGTCCACATAACTCTTGGGCAACACGTGAGTCTAGGCAGAATCTACTGAATATTGCTATTGAAAATGTGGCCGCTTTCTTGAGCGGTAAAGCTAGAAACAGGGTTAATTAG
- a CDS encoding AAA family ATPase: MQDIRDLTSVLRSNTPIVIIETYEEPRVIELLKRVSSVLYQPLFSWSITQGLTRVDKVMGTQAFNSEPADILGQIKSTEQQGIYILCDFHPFVADAPKNVRLLKEIALEYESLKHTIVLVSHAFEIPAEIKRYCAHFRLSLPNTAQLQNVIYEQVDKVRNEGLMLDIDDSAVIKLAENLRGLTFDDARRLANKAIVDDGAITHSDVDMVNKGKFELLDMKGVLQFEYDTSDFSQVAGLHNLKQWLKHRAPSGRTKNLKDQPKGILLLGVQGSGKSLAAKAVAGMWQRPLLRLDMAALYNKYIGETEKNLRHALELADLMSPCVLWVDEIEKGLSGGSSDDGVSTRILGTILTWMAERKSDVFMVATANDISVLPPELMRRGRMDEIFFIDLPDDEIRRAIFLIHAKRRELDLGLFNLAELSSASQGFSGAEIEQAIISAIYTARASEQVLNQALLIEELMKTRPLSVVMREKLTALREWASDRTVNAHK; this comes from the coding sequence ATGCAAGACATTAGAGATTTAACATCAGTTTTAAGATCAAACACCCCAATTGTCATCATCGAAACCTACGAGGAACCCCGTGTTATCGAACTCCTTAAGAGGGTATCGAGTGTGCTTTATCAACCTCTGTTCAGCTGGAGTATCACACAAGGGCTAACTCGTGTTGATAAGGTCATGGGCACGCAGGCATTCAACAGTGAGCCTGCTGATATTCTAGGACAGATAAAGTCCACTGAACAGCAGGGTATCTACATCTTGTGCGATTTCCACCCTTTTGTGGCTGATGCACCTAAGAACGTACGTCTCTTAAAAGAGATAGCTCTTGAGTATGAGTCACTTAAACACACTATTGTTTTAGTCAGCCATGCCTTTGAGATCCCAGCTGAAATTAAGCGTTATTGCGCACACTTCAGGTTATCTCTGCCCAATACTGCGCAGTTACAAAACGTGATCTATGAGCAAGTCGATAAAGTAAGGAATGAAGGATTGATGTTAGATATAGATGATTCGGCAGTCATCAAATTGGCAGAAAACCTGAGAGGTTTGACCTTTGATGATGCTCGCCGATTAGCGAATAAGGCGATTGTTGATGATGGAGCGATTACGCATTCTGATGTCGATATGGTTAACAAGGGTAAGTTTGAACTGCTGGACATGAAAGGTGTGCTGCAGTTTGAATATGACACCAGTGACTTCTCTCAGGTGGCGGGTTTACATAATTTAAAGCAATGGCTAAAACATAGAGCTCCTTCAGGTCGTACTAAGAACCTTAAAGATCAACCTAAAGGTATCTTGCTCTTAGGAGTACAGGGCAGCGGTAAGAGCTTAGCGGCTAAAGCGGTTGCAGGTATGTGGCAAAGACCCTTATTAAGGTTGGATATGGCAGCGCTGTATAACAAATATATAGGTGAGACCGAGAAAAACTTACGCCATGCCTTAGAGCTAGCAGATCTGATGTCTCCCTGTGTGCTCTGGGTTGATGAAATTGAGAAAGGCTTAAGTGGTGGCAGTAGTGATGATGGTGTATCAACACGTATTTTGGGTACGATTCTAACTTGGATGGCGGAGAGAAAATCCGATGTGTTTATGGTAGCCACTGCAAATGATATCTCAGTACTGCCACCGGAGTTGATGCGTAGAGGTAGAATGGATGAGATTTTCTTTATCGATCTGCCTGATGATGAGATCCGTAGGGCTATATTTCTGATCCATGCTAAGCGGCGTGAACTTGATCTTGGCTTGTTCAATTTAGCTGAACTTTCAAGCGCGAGCCAAGGTTTCTCCGGTGCAGAGATAGAGCAAGCGATCATCTCTGCTATCTATACTGCTAGAGCATCAGAACAAGTGTTAAATCAAGCGCTGTTAATCGAAGAGTTAATGAAAACCAGACCCTTGTCTGTGGTTATGCGAGAGAAACTTACCGCGTTACGTGAATGGGCATCAGATCGTACTGTAAACGCGCACAAATAA
- a CDS encoding glycerophosphodiester phosphodiesterase family protein, which yields MHTKHITYYLHLATLITAVLLTGCNDSNENSNSETKVAAKVGPRPLFLINQMQESELKATLEQCRDNPSYRTDFSIGHRGAAMQFPEHTKESYQAAIDSGAGIIECDVTFTSDKALVCRHSQCDLATTTNILSIPELAAQCSVPFSPADPINGVKANAKCCTSDITLAQFNTLKGKMDGANSNATTVEEYMAGTANWRTDLYSGNGTLMTHAESIEMFKKAGIKMTPELKSAEVQMPFDGFSQQDYAQKMISEYQAADVPAADVYPQSFELEDIKYWIANAPEFANQAVFLDDRYDDAGFDPQHADTWSPSMEELKSQGIEYIAPPLWVLVTLDADNKLIASEYAKAAKSAQLNIIAWTLERSGLLINGGGWYYQSITDVIDNEGDALELLDVLAKDIGVKGVFSDWPATVTYYANCMDI from the coding sequence ATGCACACTAAGCACATAACATATTATCTCCATCTCGCCACGCTGATCACCGCTGTTTTGCTCACAGGGTGTAACGATAGTAATGAAAACAGTAATAGTGAAACTAAGGTGGCAGCGAAGGTCGGTCCTCGTCCACTATTTTTAATCAACCAGATGCAGGAAAGTGAGCTTAAAGCGACACTAGAACAATGCAGAGATAACCCTTCCTACCGCACCGATTTCTCTATTGGTCACCGTGGTGCTGCTATGCAGTTTCCCGAACATACCAAAGAATCTTATCAAGCGGCTATTGACTCAGGTGCTGGGATAATCGAATGTGATGTCACTTTCACTTCTGACAAAGCCTTAGTTTGTCGTCATTCTCAATGTGATTTGGCCACGACCACCAATATTTTATCCATCCCAGAACTTGCAGCACAATGCTCCGTTCCTTTTAGCCCTGCAGATCCTATAAACGGCGTGAAAGCCAATGCTAAATGCTGCACAAGCGACATTACTCTTGCTCAATTTAACACCCTAAAAGGCAAGATGGACGGTGCTAATTCTAATGCCACCACCGTTGAAGAGTATATGGCAGGAACGGCTAATTGGCGGACTGATCTCTATTCTGGCAATGGCACTTTAATGACTCACGCAGAGAGCATTGAGATGTTTAAGAAAGCGGGAATAAAGATGACGCCAGAGCTTAAATCAGCTGAAGTGCAGATGCCATTTGATGGCTTTAGCCAGCAAGATTATGCTCAAAAAATGATAAGCGAATACCAAGCTGCTGATGTGCCAGCAGCAGATGTTTACCCGCAGTCTTTTGAGCTTGAAGACATCAAATACTGGATAGCAAATGCACCCGAATTCGCTAATCAGGCTGTATTTCTCGATGACAGATACGATGATGCAGGCTTTGATCCACAACATGCCGATACTTGGTCGCCAAGCATGGAAGAACTTAAAAGCCAAGGGATAGAATATATCGCACCACCACTTTGGGTATTAGTAACTTTAGATGCTGATAATAAGTTGATTGCCTCTGAATATGCCAAGGCAGCGAAGAGTGCACAGTTGAACATTATCGCTTGGACATTGGAACGCTCTGGGTTACTGATTAACGGAGGCGGCTGGTATTATCAAAGCATTACGGATGTCATTGACAATGAAGGTGATGCCCTCGAATTGTTAGATGTGTTAGCCAAAGATATAGGTGTTAAAGGGGTTTTTTCTGATTGGCCAGCAACGGTCACTTACTACGCAAACTGCATGGATATTTAA
- a CDS encoding ATP-binding protein, whose amino-acid sequence MKRLFISLYLLISLSILGIGWTLDNIWQNNVDDSGAADAPLIMLAQLLAKLPEQDRIGYLAQIDHAPNYPIELMDSSQIALSDKSDLTDKAVLITTLSDHFELHFIKVDNQILVAGPIEIDPRARLRKLFTLFFYLSLGLIALIWVWPLSRDLKVLRNATQEFGQAKWDTQIKLSPRSQVIPLGNTFNEMARQISTLIENQKHLSNAVSHEIRTPLARLKFALALMPQYCKPDSDKHRRSEFIEEMLLDVKEIDKLLQELLTYASLESQRKDIHLEHCDLTALTRQTIKRLSSQNTPPIRYNENTLTTYLLGDPSLIERAIQNLVTNAQRFAQHAIDIEIKQSKQFISLSVTNDGPDIPPEDQGKIFEPFYRSKSVQNGNKGHGLGLAIIKRIMERHNGTVKLESHNGSTRFILTWPKPE is encoded by the coding sequence TTGAAGCGACTTTTTATCAGCTTATACCTACTCATCAGTTTAAGTATCTTAGGGATAGGTTGGACACTCGATAATATTTGGCAGAATAATGTCGACGACAGTGGTGCAGCTGATGCACCACTTATCATGTTGGCACAACTTCTTGCGAAACTGCCAGAGCAAGATCGTATCGGGTATTTAGCCCAAATTGATCACGCCCCTAACTATCCCATTGAACTAATGGATTCAAGTCAGATCGCCTTATCAGATAAAAGCGACTTAACAGATAAGGCCGTGCTTATCACCACATTGAGTGACCATTTTGAACTCCACTTTATCAAAGTTGACAATCAAATCTTGGTTGCAGGTCCTATTGAAATAGATCCAAGAGCTCGATTACGTAAGCTTTTCACCCTGTTTTTCTATCTATCTCTGGGCTTAATTGCACTTATCTGGGTATGGCCATTATCACGGGATCTAAAAGTTCTCCGTAACGCGACCCAAGAGTTTGGTCAAGCCAAATGGGACACGCAAATTAAACTTTCGCCTCGCTCTCAAGTGATTCCTTTAGGAAATACATTTAATGAGATGGCTAGGCAGATTAGTACACTAATTGAAAACCAGAAACATTTATCGAATGCCGTTTCCCATGAGATCCGCACCCCTCTTGCTAGGTTAAAGTTTGCTTTAGCGTTAATGCCTCAGTACTGTAAACCCGATTCCGATAAGCATCGCAGATCCGAATTTATTGAAGAGATGCTGCTTGATGTTAAGGAGATAGACAAGCTGCTACAGGAACTGTTGACTTATGCCAGTCTAGAGTCTCAGCGCAAAGACATTCATTTAGAGCATTGCGATCTAACAGCGCTCACTCGGCAAACAATCAAGCGTTTATCTTCACAGAATACGCCGCCTATCCGATATAACGAAAACACACTTACCACCTATCTCTTAGGCGATCCCTCCTTGATTGAAAGAGCGATACAAAACCTCGTCACCAACGCACAGAGATTTGCTCAACATGCCATAGATATAGAGATAAAGCAGAGTAAACAGTTTATTAGCCTAAGTGTCACCAACGATGGGCCCGATATCCCGCCGGAAGATCAAGGTAAGATATTTGAACCTTTCTACCGCAGCAAATCAGTCCAAAATGGCAATAAAGGGCATGGTTTAGGTCTCGCCATTATCAAGCGGATCATGGAAAGACATAATGGAACTGTCAAACTAGAGAGCCATAATGGAAGCACCCGTTTTATTCTAACGTGGCCTAAACCTGAATAA
- a CDS encoding DUF1289 domain-containing protein, translating into MEQLEFFEIQSPCIGVCQTDARGYCKGCLRNRDERFNWLAFSDARKYDVIRLCKQRKRRRQLAIMKAKKAQLLQERAELNPSFDFKSPDPEEPNLSLDDFTLE; encoded by the coding sequence ATGGAGCAATTAGAGTTTTTTGAAATTCAAAGCCCCTGTATCGGAGTGTGTCAGACTGACGCGCGAGGTTATTGTAAAGGTTGTCTACGTAATAGAGACGAGAGATTTAATTGGTTAGCGTTTTCTGATGCAAGAAAATATGATGTTATTCGACTCTGTAAACAGAGAAAGCGTCGCCGTCAGTTGGCAATAATGAAAGCGAAAAAAGCTCAGTTGCTCCAGGAGCGAGCAGAGCTAAATCCCTCATTCGATTTCAAGTCTCCCGATCCTGAAGAACCTAATTTATCTTTAGATGATTTCACTCTCGAGTAA
- the purT gene encoding formate-dependent phosphoribosylglycinamide formyltransferase — protein sequence MIGTPHSNGALRAMLLGCGELGKEVAIELQRMGVEVIGVDRYPNAPAMQVAHRFHVIDMLDGNALKAIIKQEQPHLVIPEIEAIATQILIEMEAEGVNIIPTAKATQLTMDREGIRRFAAETLNLPTSPYVFCDTQTEFELAIEKIGIPCMVKPVMSSSGKGQSVIREANQILTAWQYAQEGGRAGGGRVIVEGFVPFDYEITLLTISSINGIHFCDPIGHRQEDGDYRESWQPQAMPASVLKRSQEIGRKVVEALGGYGLFGVELFIKGDEVYFSEVSPRPHDTGMVTLISQDLSEFALHARAILGLPIANITQHGPSASAVILGSGQSDNIRFEGICKALEQTDTQLRLFGKPEINGHRRLGVALARGSSIDNAIEKALHSASVIKVIL from the coding sequence ATGATAGGCACTCCACACTCCAATGGTGCACTGCGCGCTATGTTGCTCGGTTGCGGTGAACTAGGAAAAGAGGTTGCGATCGAACTTCAGCGTATGGGCGTTGAAGTGATTGGTGTAGACCGCTACCCCAATGCGCCAGCCATGCAAGTCGCCCACCGCTTTCATGTGATCGATATGCTCGATGGTAACGCTCTCAAAGCAATTATCAAACAAGAGCAGCCACATCTGGTTATCCCAGAAATTGAAGCAATTGCGACTCAAATACTGATAGAGATGGAAGCTGAGGGCGTTAATATCATCCCTACCGCCAAAGCAACTCAGCTCACCATGGACAGAGAAGGTATAAGACGTTTTGCCGCTGAAACCTTAAACCTACCCACTTCACCTTACGTTTTCTGTGATACTCAGACCGAATTCGAACTGGCCATAGAAAAGATAGGCATACCTTGTATGGTTAAACCTGTCATGAGCTCATCCGGTAAAGGACAAAGCGTTATTCGCGAAGCAAACCAAATATTGACCGCTTGGCAATATGCACAAGAGGGAGGACGAGCTGGCGGAGGACGTGTAATTGTCGAAGGGTTTGTGCCTTTCGATTATGAGATAACCTTGCTAACGATAAGTTCAATCAACGGCATACACTTTTGCGATCCTATAGGTCATAGGCAGGAAGATGGTGACTACCGCGAATCATGGCAGCCACAAGCTATGCCCGCTTCAGTCCTAAAGAGATCACAGGAGATCGGACGTAAGGTTGTTGAGGCATTAGGGGGTTATGGTTTATTTGGCGTTGAGCTGTTTATCAAGGGCGATGAGGTTTATTTTTCCGAAGTTTCGCCCCGTCCCCATGACACAGGTATGGTGACCCTCATCAGTCAAGATCTATCAGAGTTTGCGCTGCACGCTAGGGCTATTCTAGGCTTGCCAATTGCCAACATAACGCAGCATGGCCCTAGTGCATCGGCAGTCATATTAGGATCAGGTCAATCTGACAATATTCGTTTTGAAGGTATCTGCAAAGCACTTGAACAAACGGATACCCAGCTTCGTTTGTTTGGTAAACCTGAAATAAACGGCCATCGACGTTTAGGTGTCGCACTTGCACGTGGTAGCTCGATTGATAATGCAATAGAAAAAGCCTTGCATTCGGCTAGCGTAATTAAGGTGATTTTGTAA
- a CDS encoding response regulator — translation MTATQSTHRVLLVEDDIRLANLIVDYLKSHGMHVEVERRGDTVLTRLINYKPDIILLDIMLPGMDGLTLCEKLPDYFAGPILLMSALGSNEDQIKGLELGADDYVVKPVDPALLIARINNLLRRNAKPPKVESHCLSFGKLSIDPHTQAIRLGDLEVDLTSHEFELLWLLASQAGQVLSRQYIYQYLLNIDFDGKDRKIDVRISRLRKKLGDNIDTPFRIKTVWGQGYLFAPEAWTN, via the coding sequence ATGACAGCCACTCAATCGACCCATAGAGTATTATTGGTAGAGGACGATATTCGTCTTGCCAACTTGATTGTGGATTATTTAAAGTCCCATGGAATGCATGTTGAAGTTGAGCGTCGCGGTGACACTGTACTGACCCGCTTGATAAATTATAAACCCGACATCATACTGCTAGACATTATGTTACCAGGCATGGATGGGTTAACCCTATGTGAAAAGTTACCAGACTATTTTGCTGGTCCTATCTTACTGATGAGCGCATTAGGTTCCAATGAAGATCAGATCAAAGGGTTAGAATTAGGTGCCGATGATTATGTGGTAAAACCTGTGGACCCAGCGTTACTTATTGCCAGAATTAATAACTTACTACGCCGTAACGCTAAACCACCAAAGGTAGAGTCACATTGCTTATCATTCGGAAAGTTAAGCATAGATCCACACACCCAAGCGATTAGACTTGGCGATCTCGAAGTTGACTTAACCAGCCATGAATTTGAGCTGCTTTGGTTACTCGCATCTCAAGCTGGTCAGGTATTAAGTCGTCAATATATCTATCAATACTTGCTCAATATCGATTTTGACGGTAAAGATAGAAAAATTGATGTCCGGATCTCGAGATTAAGAAAGAAATTAGGCGATAATATTGATACACCGTTCAGAATTAAAACGGTCTGGGGACAGGGATACTTATTTGCGCCTGAAGCTTGGACTAACTAA
- a CDS encoding DUF4136 domain-containing protein, with protein MKLFNLSSLLLSCVLLSACTSTPKSDYDVDYDFTKLSTFQELAPPQSDDPLTTSRIQTALANTLEEKGFTRVESKADFLVTFGYRVDDKPKDSGLSIGLGTGTWGSSGGVSVGTSVGVPIGSNTAKIQTIQIDILDPVTNRLIWRGTDGFDYDAGGEQKVIDTLATVNKILALFPPQK; from the coding sequence ATGAAATTATTTAACTTATCAAGTCTACTTCTTTCATGTGTACTCCTGAGTGCCTGCACCAGCACGCCAAAGAGCGATTATGATGTGGATTACGATTTTACTAAGCTCAGTACTTTCCAAGAACTCGCTCCACCCCAATCCGATGATCCACTGACTACGTCAAGGATTCAAACTGCTTTAGCCAACACTCTCGAAGAAAAAGGGTTTACTCGAGTTGAGAGCAAAGCAGACTTTCTGGTCACTTTTGGCTACAGAGTTGACGATAAACCAAAAGATTCAGGGCTATCGATTGGATTAGGTACTGGAACTTGGGGCAGTAGTGGTGGTGTCAGCGTTGGCACAAGCGTCGGCGTTCCCATCGGCAGTAATACCGCGAAGATACAAACCATACAGATAGATATTCTTGACCCTGTAACAAACCGCCTGATATGGCGTGGAACAGACGGTTTTGACTATGATGCTGGAGGGGAGCAGAAAGTTATCGATACCTTAGCTACAGTAAACAAAATTCTGGCACTGTTCCCACCACAGAAATAA
- a CDS encoding outer membrane protein → MKRAGYISALALIVASIFVSSSALAEVFIAPFGGYSFGASEFNIKSSGIGNFVQGEEGELKVSESEHYGFMLGFTTKDPGDIYVLYSHQTTDLRTGSNSSPTAITDLDLDYLHLGGSLYFPNGNLKPYVTASLGLTNMRPGGEYSNETRFSMGFGAGVEYQLIESFSMFADARGYATFISSDSTLFCDGGECLWSISSDIMWQGQVNLGVRLRF, encoded by the coding sequence ATGAAGAGAGCAGGTTATATTTCCGCATTAGCATTGATTGTCGCTTCCATTTTCGTTTCAAGCTCAGCCCTAGCTGAGGTGTTTATTGCCCCATTTGGGGGTTACAGTTTTGGCGCCAGTGAGTTCAACATCAAAAGCTCAGGCATTGGTAACTTCGTCCAAGGTGAAGAGGGGGAGTTGAAGGTCTCTGAGTCGGAGCATTACGGATTCATGCTGGGTTTTACCACCAAAGACCCTGGTGATATCTATGTGCTTTACAGTCATCAGACCACCGATTTACGTACTGGTAGCAATTCCAGTCCAACTGCCATTACTGATCTCGATCTGGATTACTTACATTTAGGAGGTTCGCTCTACTTTCCAAATGGCAATTTGAAGCCCTATGTCACGGCAAGTCTAGGTTTAACGAATATGCGACCCGGTGGTGAGTACTCTAATGAAACTCGGTTTTCTATGGGCTTTGGTGCAGGGGTAGAGTATCAACTGATCGAATCCTTTTCGATGTTTGCTGATGCCAGAGGTTATGCCACTTTTATCAGTAGCGACAGCACCTTGTTTTGTGATGGTGGAGAGTGTCTTTGGTCAATCTCCTCAGATATTATGTGGCAAGGACAAGTGAACTTAGGCGTAAGGCTAAGGTTTTAG
- a CDS encoding MipA/OmpV family protein, producing MNRLKLIVLSCFLLSFFSWADTVPPCENNLECIEAGQWDLGVALGYGKRSNPLKDYDDIPIYMVPTFAYYGEYGFFDNGNFGYTLTEKELYTINVATSFSTDSAYFHRWDPSNIFLAGGNTFKTGSVASAGGSLFTTEEQEPVIGPLETRRFTYLAGLEAFIYTRAGIINFSLAHDMLNVHQGTEAQLKWIYNLPIQDWNFEFALKLDWKSEEIVDYYYGVRESESPYWNQEFKARSALNTGIELTSSYVITQHWDLLFLARYTHIADAIADSPLLNEEYTSTFYIGSSYRF from the coding sequence ATGAACAGGCTAAAACTGATAGTCCTCAGCTGTTTTCTTCTTTCCTTTTTCTCTTGGGCTGACACAGTTCCACCCTGTGAAAATAATCTTGAATGCATTGAAGCTGGTCAATGGGATTTAGGCGTCGCCTTGGGTTATGGCAAACGCAGTAATCCGCTTAAAGATTATGATGACATTCCAATTTATATGGTTCCAACCTTCGCTTACTATGGAGAATATGGGTTCTTCGACAATGGTAATTTCGGTTATACCTTAACCGAAAAAGAGCTGTACACCATTAACGTAGCAACCAGCTTCAGTACCGACAGTGCTTACTTTCACCGCTGGGATCCCTCTAATATTTTTCTTGCGGGTGGCAATACGTTTAAAACTGGTTCAGTAGCTAGTGCTGGTGGCAGTCTATTCACCACTGAGGAGCAAGAACCTGTCATAGGTCCTTTAGAAACTCGCAGATTTACCTACTTAGCTGGCCTTGAAGCTTTTATTTACACCCGAGCGGGTATCATTAACTTTTCATTGGCCCACGATATGTTAAATGTGCACCAGGGCACCGAAGCACAGTTAAAATGGATTTATAATCTTCCCATCCAGGATTGGAATTTCGAGTTTGCACTCAAATTAGACTGGAAAAGTGAAGAGATCGTAGATTACTATTACGGGGTTAGAGAAAGTGAGAGCCCTTATTGGAATCAAGAATTTAAGGCCCGTTCGGCATTAAATACAGGAATTGAATTGACCAGTAGTTACGTTATAACTCAGCACTGGGATCTGTTGTTCTTAGCTCGGTATACACATATTGCTGATGCCATCGCAGACAGCCCACTACTAAACGAAGAATATACGAGTACCTTTTATATCGGTTCAAGTTATAGGTTTTAA